A region from the Flavobacteriales bacterium genome encodes:
- a CDS encoding DoxX family protein codes for MKYLVLVCRLIVGSLFIVSGLIKANDPIGFSIKLEEYFAEAALNLTFLEPASMFLGILACVAEIVLGFAVLFGGRMKLAVAALLWLTIFFGWLTAYTATCDPHGTYTVVDPSAGSGGVEVTKEVHCVTDCGCFGDAMKGSIGRSLTPWESFMKDAILFVLIIPIAIATFRKPGIGWNTSADDKLILPMGLVLVAFFSWVFTWWGPVWFTLIGFVGYLGIKRIMQAPKAEWVTALWATFVSLFFIWWCVAHNPVRDYRPYAVGKSIAEQRKEGKAPVNEIFLVYKNKQSGEVKEYPSNNYPWNDSVWVATWEFVEQRVNELEPGIDSQVKDFSLTDQNGTDLTDGILGETQPVLLVLVKSCKDAETQNMKAIVDLAKAATDKGWYVYGVSASSWDDIEEFRHAHQAAFDFTQCDEVTLKTVNRANPGLMLLKEGTVKGQWHHNDTPTLEEAEAALAK; via the coding sequence ATGAAGTACCTCGTGCTGGTCTGCCGTCTCATCGTCGGGTCGTTGTTCATCGTCAGTGGCCTCATCAAAGCCAACGACCCCATCGGTTTCAGCATCAAACTGGAGGAATACTTCGCCGAAGCCGCGCTCAACCTCACCTTCCTGGAGCCGGCGAGCATGTTCCTGGGCATCCTGGCCTGCGTGGCCGAGATCGTGCTGGGGTTCGCGGTGCTGTTCGGGGGGCGGATGAAGCTGGCCGTTGCCGCGCTCTTGTGGCTCACCATCTTCTTCGGTTGGCTCACCGCTTACACGGCCACTTGCGATCCGCACGGCACGTACACGGTGGTCGATCCTTCGGCAGGCTCAGGAGGTGTGGAAGTCACCAAGGAAGTGCACTGCGTCACCGATTGCGGCTGCTTCGGCGATGCCATGAAGGGCTCCATTGGCCGCAGTCTAACACCGTGGGAGAGCTTCATGAAGGACGCGATCCTCTTCGTCCTTATCATCCCCATCGCCATCGCCACGTTCCGCAAGCCCGGCATTGGTTGGAACACGAGCGCCGATGACAAGCTGATCCTGCCGATGGGCCTGGTGCTGGTGGCGTTCTTCTCGTGGGTGTTCACCTGGTGGGGGCCGGTGTGGTTCACCCTCATCGGTTTTGTCGGCTACCTCGGCATCAAGCGCATCATGCAGGCGCCGAAGGCCGAGTGGGTCACGGCGTTGTGGGCAACCTTCGTTTCACTGTTCTTCATCTGGTGGTGCGTGGCGCACAATCCCGTGCGCGACTACCGTCCGTATGCGGTGGGTAAGAGCATCGCAGAACAGCGGAAGGAAGGCAAGGCGCCCGTGAACGAGATCTTCCTCGTGTACAAGAACAAGCAGAGCGGCGAGGTGAAGGAGTATCCCAGCAACAATTACCCGTGGAACGACAGCGTGTGGGTGGCCACGTGGGAGTTCGTGGAGCAGCGCGTGAACGAACTGGAGCCGGGCATCGATAGCCAGGTGAAGGACTTCTCGCTCACCGACCAGAACGGCACGGACCTCACCGACGGTATCCTCGGCGAAACGCAACCCGTGCTGTTGGTGCTGGTGAAGAGCTGCAAGGACGCCGAGACGCAGAACATGAAAGCCATCGTTGACCTGGCGAAGGCTGCCACGGACAAGGGCTGGTACGTGTACGGCGTGAGCGCGAGCAGCTGGGACGACATCGAGGAGTTCCGCCATGCGCACCAAGCCGCCTTCGACTTCACACAGTGCGACGAGGTGACGTTGAAGACCGTGAACCGCGCCAACCCCGGCCTCATGCTGCTGAAGGAAGGCACCGTGAAGGGCCAGTGGCACCACAACGACACCCCGACGCTGGAAGAAGCGGAGGCGGCGTTGGCGAAGTGA
- a CDS encoding endonuclease domain-containing protein — translation MNDHYTNRLKDYAREHRNASTKAEVRMWCELLRDRQLMGYPFLRQRPIGGYIADFFCKELKLVVEVDGASHDGPGAKDRDKSRDERLAALGYTTLRFSDEEVMLHTDEVHARLVRWIAEHAARSPVPRPMRKSKQREQE, via the coding sequence GTGAACGATCACTACACCAACCGTCTGAAGGACTATGCACGCGAGCACCGCAACGCGAGCACGAAAGCCGAAGTTCGCATGTGGTGCGAGTTGCTGCGTGATAGGCAACTCATGGGGTACCCGTTCCTGCGCCAGCGTCCCATTGGGGGTTACATCGCGGACTTCTTCTGCAAGGAGTTGAAACTGGTGGTCGAAGTGGACGGGGCATCGCATGATGGACCGGGTGCCAAGGACCGTGACAAGTCCCGCGATGAGCGCTTGGCTGCGTTGGGATACACCACGCTCAGGTTCTCCGACGAAGAAGTGATGCTTCACACGGACGAGGTGCACGCACGTTTGGTCCGCTGGATCGCCGAGCACGCCGCCAGGTCGCCTGTGCCAAGGCCAATGCGTAAGTCGAAACAACGGGAGCAGGAGTAG
- a CDS encoding DUF1599 domain-containing protein, with protein sequence MDRTLQQYDAVVNECVALFAKKAIDYGTAWRILRVSSLTDQVFIKAQRIRTLQQVGESKVGEGIRPELIGIINYAGMALVQLRLGVVDQPDLSPEQARGALMKELNGARDLMQRKNHDYGEAWRSMRVSSLVDLILMKLLRIKSIEDNAGKTLVSEGIDANWIDIVNYAVFAMVRLEEE encoded by the coding sequence GGTGGTGAACGAGTGCGTGGCGCTGTTCGCCAAGAAGGCCATCGACTATGGCACGGCGTGGCGCATCCTGCGCGTGAGCTCGCTCACCGACCAGGTCTTCATCAAGGCACAGCGCATCCGCACCTTGCAGCAGGTGGGCGAGAGCAAGGTGGGCGAGGGGATACGGCCGGAGCTCATCGGCATCATCAACTACGCAGGCATGGCCCTGGTGCAATTGCGCTTGGGTGTGGTGGACCAGCCCGACCTGTCGCCCGAGCAGGCACGCGGTGCCCTGATGAAGGAACTGAACGGCGCGCGCGACCTGATGCAACGCAAGAACCACGACTACGGCGAGGCTTGGCGCAGCATGCGCGTGAGCTCCCTCGTGGACCTCATCCTGATGAAGCTGCTGCGCATTAAGAGCATCGAAGACAACGCCGGCAAGACCCTCGTTAGCGAAGGCATCGATGCCAATTGGATCGACATCGTGAACTATGCGGTGTTCGCGATGGTACGGCTGGAGGAGGAGTGA